In Urechidicola croceus, a single window of DNA contains:
- a CDS encoding thioredoxin family protein translates to MKNYIFVFILLLTTKGVNAQKINWITLEKAIELQKKEPRKIFMEVYTDWCGNCKLLDKNTFSNLDVINFINENFYAVKFNAEGNSIINYKGNLFTNPQYQKTGKKKISNHQFTNYMGIQSYPTLVFLDENANFIIPIKGYQTVHQLEMYLKIFSNNEQHYMQTDEKFIQYQKSFKPKFEI, encoded by the coding sequence ATGAAAAATTATATTTTTGTCTTTATTTTATTATTGACAACCAAAGGTGTTAATGCTCAGAAAATCAATTGGATAACTCTTGAAAAGGCTATAGAATTACAAAAAAAAGAGCCAAGAAAAATTTTCATGGAGGTTTATACAGATTGGTGTGGAAACTGTAAATTACTTGATAAAAATACATTCTCAAACCTAGATGTTATTAACTTTATAAATGAGAATTTTTATGCTGTTAAATTCAATGCCGAAGGTAATAGTATCATAAATTATAAAGGGAATTTATTTACAAATCCACAGTATCAAAAAACAGGTAAAAAGAAAATAAGTAATCATCAATTCACTAATTATATGGGGATTCAAAGTTATCCTACACTAGTATTTCTTGATGAAAATGCAAATTTCATAATTCCAATTAAAGGCTACCAAACTGTCCATCAATTGGAAATGTATTTGAAAATATTTTCAAATAACGAACAGCATTATATGCAAACAGATGAAAAATTTATTCAATATCAAAAATCATTCAAACCAAAATTTGAGATATAA
- a CDS encoding peptide MFS transporter — MSDTTLKPHQKELWGHPVGLYILFFTEMWERFSYYGMRALLTLYLVQKTTDKNPGLGWLDQESIMLYGWYTMLVYVMSIPGGMIADKILGQKKAVLYGALTLVAGHGILAFDEMWAFYTGLILIILGVGLLKPNISTMVGGLYKQGDIRRDKGFSIFYIGINLGSFLATFIVGYVGEKIGWHYGFGLAGIAMLLGLAVYLYGQKYLINVGNKPTLEDKKNDVSIGKLLTDLLKSPVHLGIVGLIVIYAFYAGFTYSGVDNWGYTALYIFIGLVAGIMMMIYKNLDTQVMKDRYMVLLLSFIIVIVFWGAFEQAGGLMSIYTKNNTDRMLFGWEIPATWFQSLNAGFIILLATSVAGYWAKRKLKGKEGSSLFKMAIGVIIMGLGFVFMIFAASEFNSKGSSGMQWLVLAYLFHTVGELCASPVALSFITKLAPVKYASLMMGVYFAATGLGNKVAGVLGEKASEFGEYTIFAGITIFTVIFGLLVIALLKPLKRLTHGAEDNERIMHDDEAEGFELADN; from the coding sequence ATGTCAGATACTACATTAAAACCACACCAAAAAGAACTTTGGGGGCATCCAGTCGGATTATACATTTTGTTTTTTACTGAAATGTGGGAGCGCTTCTCGTATTACGGAATGCGTGCATTACTTACACTTTACTTAGTTCAAAAAACTACTGATAAAAATCCTGGCTTGGGATGGCTAGATCAAGAATCTATAATGCTTTATGGTTGGTATACAATGTTAGTTTATGTTATGTCAATTCCTGGTGGTATGATTGCCGACAAAATATTAGGTCAAAAGAAAGCTGTTTTATATGGAGCATTAACATTAGTTGCTGGTCATGGTATATTAGCATTTGATGAAATGTGGGCATTTTATACTGGTTTAATATTAATTATTTTAGGAGTAGGCCTTTTGAAACCAAATATTTCAACAATGGTTGGAGGTTTATACAAACAAGGAGATATTAGAAGAGACAAGGGTTTTAGTATTTTTTATATAGGAATAAATCTAGGTTCATTCTTAGCGACTTTTATTGTTGGATATGTTGGTGAAAAAATTGGTTGGCATTATGGTTTTGGATTGGCTGGAATTGCAATGCTTCTAGGACTTGCTGTATATCTATATGGTCAAAAATACTTAATTAACGTAGGTAATAAGCCAACATTAGAAGATAAAAAGAATGATGTTTCAATTGGGAAATTATTAACCGATTTACTAAAATCACCTGTCCATTTAGGTATTGTAGGCCTTATTGTTATCTATGCTTTTTATGCAGGATTTACTTACTCAGGTGTTGATAATTGGGGCTATACAGCTCTGTATATTTTCATCGGTTTAGTTGCGGGTATTATGATGATGATTTATAAAAATTTAGATACGCAAGTAATGAAGGATCGATATATGGTATTATTACTTTCCTTTATCATTGTGATAGTATTCTGGGGAGCCTTTGAACAAGCAGGAGGACTAATGAGTATTTATACTAAAAATAATACTGACAGAATGCTGTTTGGGTGGGAAATTCCTGCTACTTGGTTTCAAAGTTTAAATGCAGGATTCATTATTTTATTAGCTACTAGTGTTGCTGGATATTGGGCTAAAAGAAAATTGAAAGGTAAAGAAGGTTCTTCTTTATTTAAAATGGCTATTGGTGTTATTATCATGGGACTTGGTTTTGTTTTTATGATTTTTGCAGCATCTGAATTTAACTCTAAAGGTAGCTCTGGTATGCAATGGTTGGTTTTAGCATATTTATTTCATACGGTAGGAGAATTATGTGCATCACCAGTTGCACTTTCATTTATTACAAAATTAGCACCTGTAAAATACGCTTCACTAATGATGGGTGTCTATTTTGCTGCTACTGGACTTGGAAATAAAGTTGCAGGTGTTTTAGGAGAAAAAGCTTCTGAGTTTGGAGAATACACCATTTTTGCTGGAATTACGATATTTACAGTAATCTTCGGATTGTTAGTAATTGCATTACTCAAACCACTAAAAAGATTAACTCATGGTGCTGAAGACAACGAACGAATAATGCATGATGATGAGGCTGAAGGTTTCGAATTAGCAGATAACTAA
- the surE gene encoding 5'/3'-nucleotidase SurE — MAKKPLILVTNDDGITAPGIRKLIKIMNTIGEVVVVAPDSPQSGMGHAITVDSTLTCVKIKVDDGPQIEYKCSGTPSDCVKLARREILKRKPDLCVSGINHGSNSSISVIYSGTMSAAIEAGIEGIPAIGFSLGDFSWDANFDRLEKEIKIITQNVLDNGLPEGVVLNVNFPKSENEFKGIKVCRQARGNWVEDFDKRVSPSGKEYYWLAGKYELLDKGEDTDEWALSHNYVSVVPVQFDLTAHHFIQKLNNWDL; from the coding sequence ATGGCTAAAAAACCTTTAATTTTAGTAACAAATGATGATGGAATTACCGCTCCAGGAATTCGAAAATTAATTAAAATAATGAACACTATTGGCGAAGTCGTGGTTGTTGCACCTGATAGTCCACAAAGTGGAATGGGGCATGCAATTACTGTCGACTCAACTTTGACTTGTGTTAAAATTAAAGTTGATGATGGTCCTCAAATAGAATATAAATGTTCAGGAACTCCTTCTGATTGTGTTAAATTAGCGAGAAGGGAAATTTTAAAGCGTAAACCAGATTTGTGTGTTTCTGGTATAAATCACGGTTCTAATTCATCTATTAGTGTAATTTATTCTGGAACAATGAGTGCCGCTATTGAAGCCGGAATTGAAGGTATTCCTGCAATAGGATTTTCTTTAGGAGATTTTTCTTGGGATGCTAATTTTGATAGACTGGAGAAAGAAATAAAAATTATTACTCAAAATGTTTTGGATAATGGTTTGCCAGAAGGAGTTGTTTTAAATGTGAACTTTCCAAAATCAGAAAATGAGTTTAAAGGAATTAAGGTTTGCAGACAGGCAAGAGGTAATTGGGTTGAAGATTTCGACAAACGAGTGAGTCCATCTGGTAAAGAATATTATTGGCTGGCAGGAAAATATGAATTGTTAGATAAGGGCGAAGACACTGATGAATGGGCATTGTCACATAATTATGTGTCTGTTGTGCCAGTTCAATTTGATTTAACAGCACACCATTTTATTCAGAAATTAAATAATTGGGATTTATAA
- a CDS encoding hydroxymethylglutaryl-CoA reductase, degradative, with protein MPKTVSGFSKFTKEEKINWLVKTYFTNNENAKQTLKKYWNSNQKLQELHDDFIENTISNYYLPYGVAPNFVINGKQYVIPMAVEESSVVAAASLVAKFWSTRGGFKANVISTTKIGQVHFMYDGDFKTLENYFSGSKSNLLKVTESITKNMRKRGGGILDIELRDKTEDLDNYYQLHVTFETKDSMGANFINSCLEAIANEFKNNDIQIVMSILSNYVPECLVRAEVSCKVEELFKENAELYAEKFDQAVKIANVEPHRAVTHNKGIMNGIDAVVIATGNDFRAVEAGCHAYAARTGKYKSLTNCEVNGDDFRFWIEIPLALGTVGGLTALHPLAKLSLELLQNPSAEELMQIVAVAGLAQNFAALRALTTTGIQHGHMKMHLSNIIKQLGANEEEQQYLLNYFSDKQVSHSAVVGAYNELKK; from the coding sequence ATGCCCAAAACAGTATCGGGATTTTCAAAATTCACCAAAGAAGAAAAAATCAATTGGCTTGTAAAAACTTATTTTACTAATAATGAAAATGCGAAACAAACATTAAAAAAGTATTGGAATTCAAATCAGAAGTTACAAGAATTACACGATGATTTCATAGAAAATACGATTTCGAATTATTATTTGCCTTATGGTGTTGCTCCAAATTTTGTAATAAATGGTAAGCAATATGTAATTCCTATGGCAGTTGAAGAAAGTTCAGTCGTTGCTGCAGCATCTTTGGTTGCTAAGTTTTGGAGTACTCGTGGAGGTTTTAAAGCAAATGTGATTTCAACAACTAAAATTGGTCAAGTACATTTTATGTACGATGGTGATTTTAAAACTTTAGAAAATTACTTCTCAGGTTCAAAATCTAATTTGTTAAAAGTAACTGAGTCTATCACAAAGAATATGCGAAAGCGTGGAGGTGGTATTTTAGATATTGAATTGCGAGATAAAACTGAAGATTTAGATAATTATTACCAGCTTCATGTAACTTTTGAAACCAAAGATTCGATGGGTGCAAATTTCATCAACTCTTGTTTGGAGGCTATTGCAAATGAATTTAAAAATAATGATATACAAATTGTAATGAGTATTTTGTCTAATTATGTTCCTGAGTGTTTAGTAAGGGCTGAAGTGAGTTGTAAAGTTGAAGAGTTATTTAAGGAGAATGCAGAGTTATATGCCGAAAAGTTTGATCAAGCAGTTAAAATTGCTAATGTAGAACCACATAGAGCAGTAACACATAATAAAGGGATTATGAACGGTATTGATGCTGTTGTGATTGCTACAGGAAATGATTTTAGGGCTGTAGAGGCAGGTTGCCATGCATATGCTGCTAGAACTGGTAAATATAAAAGTTTGACTAATTGTGAAGTGAATGGTGATGATTTTCGTTTTTGGATTGAAATTCCATTGGCACTTGGTACAGTTGGAGGTTTAACGGCATTACATCCTTTGGCAAAACTATCATTAGAATTGTTGCAAAATCCATCAGCCGAAGAATTAATGCAAATAGTTGCTGTTGCAGGATTGGCTCAAAATTTTGCGGCACTTAGAGCATTGACTACAACTGGAATTCAACATGGACATATGAAAATGCACTTGTCTAATATTATAAAGCAATTAGGTGCTAATGAAGAAGAACAACAATATTTGTTGAATTATTTTTCGGATAAGCAAGTTTCACATAGTGCAGTTGTTGGGGCTTATAATGAATTAAAGAAATAA
- the lpxB gene encoding lipid-A-disaccharide synthase, translated as MKYYIIVGEASGDLHASNLMKSLKAKDENAEFRFWGGDLMEQVGGTLVRHYRDLAFMGFLEVLLNLKTILNNIKFCKNDILQYKPDVLILVDYPGFNMRIATFAQKNNIKVHYYISPQIWAWKENRISKIKRDVDEMYVILPFEKDFYEVKHNFPVHFVGHPLLDAIADRHQVKEKKFRENHNLSDKPIVALLPGSRKQEIKKMLSVMLKMADKFQDYQFVIAGAPSQDYAFYKQFITTDNVKFISNKTYDLLSLSYAALVTSGTATLETALFKVPEVVCYKGSWASYQIGKRVVNLKFISLVNLIMDKEVVTELIQNDFNENRLEQELQRILDKEQRKKIFLDYFDLEKKLGGRGASDKTAQLIVG; from the coding sequence GTGAAATATTATATTATAGTTGGTGAAGCTTCAGGTGATTTGCATGCATCTAATTTGATGAAATCATTAAAAGCCAAGGATGAAAATGCTGAGTTTAGGTTTTGGGGTGGCGATTTAATGGAACAGGTTGGAGGAACTTTAGTAAGACACTATAGAGATCTAGCTTTTATGGGTTTTTTGGAAGTTTTGTTGAATCTTAAAACAATTTTAAATAATATTAAATTTTGTAAAAATGATATTCTTCAATATAAACCAGATGTTTTAATACTTGTTGATTATCCAGGGTTTAATATGCGTATTGCTACTTTTGCTCAAAAGAACAATATAAAAGTTCATTATTATATTTCTCCACAGATTTGGGCTTGGAAAGAAAATCGAATTTCCAAAATTAAACGCGATGTTGATGAGATGTATGTAATCTTACCATTTGAAAAGGATTTTTACGAAGTAAAACACAATTTTCCTGTTCATTTTGTAGGTCATCCGTTATTAGATGCTATAGCTGATAGACATCAAGTAAAGGAGAAAAAGTTTAGAGAAAATCATAATTTATCTGATAAACCGATTGTTGCCTTATTACCAGGAAGTAGAAAGCAAGAAATTAAAAAAATGTTATCTGTGATGTTAAAAATGGCTGATAAATTTCAAGATTATCAGTTTGTAATTGCTGGAGCTCCAAGCCAGGATTATGCTTTTTATAAGCAGTTTATAACAACTGATAATGTCAAATTCATTTCCAATAAAACATATGATTTATTATCCTTATCATATGCAGCATTAGTAACGTCTGGCACTGCAACATTAGAAACTGCTCTGTTTAAAGTCCCAGAGGTTGTATGTTATAAAGGAAGTTGGGCTTCTTACCAAATAGGAAAAAGGGTAGTAAATTTGAAGTTTATTTCATTGGTTAATTTAATAATGGATAAAGAAGTAGTAACTGAACTTATTCAAAACGATTTTAATGAAAATCGATTGGAGCAAGAACTCCAAAGAATATTAGATAAAGAGCAACGTAAAAAAATATTTTTAGATTATTTTGATTTAGAAAAAAAATTAGGTGGAAGAGGCGCAAGTGATAAGACGGCTCAACTAATTGTTGGATAA
- a CDS encoding peptide MFS transporter — protein MNTDIENLFKDKVIGHPAGLFVLFFTEMWERFSFYGMKILLVLFLTAPFLSDNPGWEWSRENAMALIGTYSSLLYLTPIVGGWIADKITGYRIAVIIGCFIMMLGHAAMVFETPWSLYLGLALLIIGTGFFKPNMTSMISEMYKGKESKKDGAYTIYYMGVNAGAFFGMMLCGYLAENIGWSYGFGLAGIFMLLGLIQFWLAKGLFGDIGGKPSIVHEVELPQNINEKGPINNEVIEKQNPFTSIDKLLIILTSIGGVLYLFNDPLSKIGGINLLNFNIGNLDGSSATILISLVLFLYLIISRILRYSPIVRDKILAVSIFGIFTVIFFGAFEQSLGSMTLFARDYTERALTGNSALIFKSIDAILTVVPLAIISWVLYLLFKKTYSKIALSNIVLAITFAFLWYIVFYKLNREFSKDTTEVGASWFGILNAFFIITLAPLFSRWWESKYNPSAAMKYGIGLVLLGLGFGILVFGTLGIPQGAKTASVSMIFLILAYLFHTMGELCISPVGLSYLSKLVPGRMIGIMFGMWYLAIAIGQKAAGTMGGMIDKITEQYSLSTFFLIFTLVPIILGVIAMVLNPIMKKLMHGVR, from the coding sequence ATGAATACTGATATTGAAAATTTATTTAAAGACAAAGTTATAGGGCATCCAGCAGGTTTGTTTGTCTTATTTTTTACTGAAATGTGGGAACGTTTTTCATTTTATGGAATGAAAATTTTATTAGTTCTATTTTTAACGGCACCCTTTTTAAGTGATAATCCAGGTTGGGAGTGGTCAAGAGAAAATGCAATGGCATTAATTGGAACCTATTCTTCACTACTATACTTAACACCAATAGTCGGTGGTTGGATAGCCGATAAAATTACTGGTTATAGAATTGCAGTAATTATCGGTTGTTTTATCATGATGCTTGGTCATGCTGCAATGGTTTTTGAAACACCTTGGTCTTTATATTTAGGTTTAGCCTTATTAATTATTGGTACTGGTTTCTTTAAACCAAATATGACATCGATGATTTCTGAAATGTATAAAGGAAAAGAATCTAAAAAAGACGGTGCTTATACAATTTATTATATGGGTGTAAATGCTGGAGCGTTCTTTGGAATGATGCTTTGTGGGTATTTAGCCGAAAATATTGGTTGGAGTTATGGCTTTGGATTGGCTGGAATTTTTATGCTTTTAGGATTGATTCAATTTTGGTTAGCCAAAGGTCTGTTTGGAGATATTGGCGGTAAACCATCTATAGTTCATGAAGTCGAACTCCCTCAAAATATCAATGAAAAAGGCCCTATTAATAATGAAGTTATTGAAAAACAAAATCCGTTTACATCAATAGATAAATTATTGATTATTCTTACATCTATTGGAGGTGTTTTATATTTGTTTAATGACCCATTATCTAAAATTGGAGGAATAAACCTATTAAATTTCAATATTGGAAATCTTGATGGATCTTCTGCAACAATTCTCATTTCCTTAGTTTTATTTTTATATTTAATTATTTCTAGAATATTAAGATATAGTCCAATTGTAAGAGATAAAATATTAGCAGTATCAATATTTGGAATATTTACAGTGATATTTTTTGGTGCCTTTGAACAATCATTAGGTTCAATGACACTTTTCGCTCGTGACTATACTGAACGTGCTTTAACAGGAAATTCTGCATTAATTTTTAAAAGTATTGATGCTATTTTAACAGTGGTACCTTTAGCAATAATTAGTTGGGTATTGTATTTACTATTCAAAAAAACATATTCTAAAATTGCATTATCAAATATTGTTTTGGCAATAACATTTGCATTTTTATGGTATATCGTTTTCTACAAACTAAATAGAGAATTCAGTAAAGACACAACCGAAGTTGGCGCTTCATGGTTCGGAATATTAAATGCCTTTTTCATAATAACATTGGCACCTCTATTTTCACGATGGTGGGAAAGCAAATACAATCCAAGTGCTGCAATGAAATACGGAATTGGGTTAGTTTTATTAGGTTTAGGGTTTGGAATATTAGTTTTTGGAACTTTGGGAATTCCTCAGGGTGCTAAAACGGCTTCAGTAAGTATGATATTTCTAATTTTAGCCTATTTATTTCATACAATGGGTGAGTTGTGTATTTCGCCTGTAGGATTGTCTTATTTAAGCAAACTGGTTCCTGGCAGAATGATTGGAATTATGTTTGGAATGTGGTATTTGGCAATTGCTATTGGCCAAAAAGCTGCTGGTACAATGGGTGGAATGATTGACAAAATAACAGAGCAATATTCATTAAGTACATTCTTTTTAATTTTCACTTTAGTGCCCATCATTTTAGGAGTGATTGCAATGGTGTTAAACCCTATTATGAAAAAATTAATGCACGGAGTGAGATAA
- a CDS encoding ComEC/Rec2 family competence protein: MIKILQFVPVQITFFLVIGILFGYYFDFNTTNILFALVGFLFVLGFIYLKTNTSYSSSLYFNFIVYLISFFIGISSISIKNELNNPNHYSHFLDDDNKVVLIVEKTLKPNQYQDKYEVSVIQLDKHSVIGKVLLNVKKDSFLFLNIGDKIYVKSEFQEVNHPKNPYGFNYKEYLKKQNVHHQLFVSNNEIHHLSKRKFSLNRIAFNIRESINNSLKANGFKGDELAVMNALLLGQRQDISSELIQSYSGAGAIHILAVSGLHIGIILLILNFVFKPIEKLPKGKLFKAILVVSFLWIFAFVAGMSASVIRAVTMFTAVAIGMQVNRPTNVYNTLVISMFFLLLFNPYFLFDVGFQLSYLAVFAIVWIQPLLSGLWKPKWKLVNYFWQLLTVSIAAQFGVVPISLYYFHQFPGLFFISNLVVIPVLGIILIGGVLVIILSTLNALPIFIAKGYNYSIYLMNITIDWVAQQEEFLIKDISFSILLVISFYTLIVMSVRLFESFNSSRLIWFLISIIILQVVFIYEKGNKLTKEEFIVFHKNRFSMIGKNSKNRLNVFHNLDSISLSKDKIITQYQIGGGTKTPKFYNKLPNVFEFDTKKILVIDSLGIYNVDGFTPEIIILQQSPRINLNRLIDLIKPKLIVVDGSNYKSYMNRWKETCVQKNTPFYYTGQNGALIIRKQTENYISNFGLNDF, encoded by the coding sequence ATGATAAAGATTTTGCAGTTTGTGCCTGTACAAATTACTTTTTTCCTCGTAATAGGAATTCTTTTTGGGTACTATTTTGATTTTAATACCACTAACATTCTATTTGCTTTAGTTGGTTTTTTATTTGTATTAGGATTTATATATTTGAAGACCAATACATCGTATTCTTCAAGCCTTTACTTTAATTTTATTGTTTATTTAATATCTTTTTTTATTGGAATTTCATCAATTTCTATTAAAAATGAGTTGAATAACCCAAATCATTATTCTCATTTTTTAGATGATGATAATAAAGTAGTTTTGATTGTTGAAAAAACTTTAAAGCCTAATCAATATCAAGATAAGTATGAAGTGTCAGTCATACAACTTGATAAACATTCTGTGATTGGTAAGGTGTTATTGAATGTTAAAAAGGACAGTTTTTTATTTTTAAATATTGGTGATAAAATATATGTAAAATCAGAATTTCAAGAGGTAAATCATCCGAAGAACCCTTATGGTTTTAATTATAAAGAATATTTAAAGAAGCAAAATGTTCACCATCAATTATTTGTTTCAAATAATGAAATACATCATTTGTCTAAAAGGAAATTCTCTTTAAATAGAATAGCATTTAATATAAGAGAGTCGATTAATAATAGTTTGAAAGCAAATGGATTTAAAGGAGATGAGTTGGCGGTGATGAATGCTTTACTATTGGGTCAACGTCAAGATATTTCATCAGAATTAATACAAAGTTATTCAGGAGCCGGAGCAATTCATATATTGGCAGTTTCAGGATTGCATATTGGTATTATATTATTGATTTTGAATTTTGTTTTTAAACCCATTGAAAAATTACCGAAGGGAAAATTATTTAAAGCAATATTGGTAGTTTCATTTCTCTGGATTTTTGCTTTTGTTGCAGGTATGTCTGCATCTGTGATTCGGGCAGTTACTATGTTTACTGCTGTTGCAATCGGAATGCAAGTAAATAGACCAACCAATGTTTATAATACGTTGGTTATTTCAATGTTTTTTCTACTACTTTTTAATCCTTATTTCTTGTTTGATGTAGGATTTCAATTAAGTTATCTTGCAGTTTTCGCAATTGTATGGATTCAACCATTATTAAGTGGTTTATGGAAGCCAAAATGGAAGTTGGTAAATTACTTTTGGCAATTATTAACTGTTTCAATTGCGGCTCAATTTGGGGTAGTACCTATAAGTTTATATTATTTTCACCAGTTTCCGGGATTGTTTTTTATTTCTAATTTGGTAGTAATTCCAGTACTTGGAATTATTTTAATTGGTGGAGTTTTGGTAATTATCCTTTCTACTTTAAATGCGCTTCCAATTTTTATTGCTAAAGGTTATAATTATTCAATTTATTTAATGAATATCACGATTGATTGGGTTGCTCAACAAGAAGAGTTTTTAATTAAAGATATTTCTTTTTCAATTTTACTTGTAATATCCTTTTATACATTAATTGTAATGAGTGTAAGGTTGTTTGAAAGTTTTAATTCATCAAGATTGATTTGGTTTTTGATTTCAATCATAATTCTACAAGTAGTTTTTATTTATGAGAAAGGTAATAAGTTAACTAAAGAAGAATTTATAGTCTTTCATAAAAACAGATTTTCAATGATTGGAAAAAATTCAAAAAATAGGTTGAATGTATTTCATAATTTGGATAGTATCAGCTTATCAAAAGATAAAATTATTACACAATACCAGATAGGTGGAGGAACTAAAACTCCAAAATTTTATAATAAACTGCCAAATGTTTTTGAATTTGACACTAAAAAAATACTAGTTATAGATAGTTTAGGTATTTATAATGTTGATGGATTTACTCCAGAAATTATAATTTTACAGCAATCTCCAAGAATTAATTTGAATAGATTGATAGATTTAATTAAACCTAAGTTAATAGTTGTTGATGGTTCAAATTATAAGTCATATATGAATCGTTGGAAAGAAACTTGTGTTCAAAAAAACACTCCATTTTACTATACTGGGCAAAATGGAGCGCTAATAATCAGGAAACAAACTGAAAATTATATCTCAAATTTTGGTTTGAATGATTTTTGA